Proteins from a single region of Catenulispora acidiphila DSM 44928:
- the secY gene encoding preprotein translocase subunit SecY: MLTAFFRAFRTPELRKKLLFTLAIMAVYRFGAHIPLPGVATRNLATCTGASSTSGTGSQAFGLLNLFSGGAFLQLSIFALGITPYITASIILQLLTVVVPRLEALKKEGQAGQAKITQYTRYLTIGLSVLESTMTLTAARNNPGYLLGQRCQGVQVFYPTVTWEGTAVMVIIMTAATSLLMWLGELVTDRGVGNGMSVLMFTSIAARFPGSLWAIKLSSHTLNGWPVFFAVLALGVLIVAAVVFVEQGQRRIPVQYTKRMIGRRAYGGGSTYIPLKLNQPGVVPVIFASSLLQMPVMLVGLTGGTTATKGWQGWINRNLTTTVHGYPLTYTLSYLLLILGFAFFYMSITFDTVEIADNMKKYGGFIPGIRSGRPTIEYLNYVATRITWPGALYLAVIAAIPMIALDGLRATASFPFGGTTILIMVGVGLETVKQIESQLQQHNYEGFLR, translated from the coding sequence ATGCTCACCGCGTTCTTTCGCGCGTTCCGCACGCCCGAATTGCGTAAAAAGCTACTGTTCACCCTCGCCATCATGGCGGTCTACCGCTTCGGCGCGCACATCCCGCTGCCGGGCGTCGCGACAAGAAATCTGGCCACGTGCACCGGCGCGTCGTCCACTTCGGGCACCGGCAGTCAGGCTTTCGGACTGCTCAATCTGTTCTCGGGCGGCGCGTTTCTCCAGCTCTCCATCTTCGCGCTCGGCATCACGCCCTACATCACAGCCTCGATCATCCTGCAGCTGCTGACCGTCGTGGTCCCGCGCCTGGAAGCGCTGAAGAAGGAAGGGCAAGCCGGGCAGGCGAAGATCACGCAGTACACGCGCTACCTGACCATCGGCCTGTCAGTCCTGGAATCGACGATGACGCTGACGGCGGCGCGCAACAATCCCGGCTATCTGCTCGGCCAGCGCTGCCAAGGCGTCCAGGTCTTCTATCCGACGGTGACCTGGGAGGGCACGGCGGTGATGGTCATCATCATGACGGCCGCGACCTCGCTGCTCATGTGGCTCGGCGAACTGGTCACCGACCGCGGCGTCGGCAATGGCATGTCAGTGCTGATGTTCACCTCCATCGCCGCCCGGTTCCCGGGCTCCCTGTGGGCGATCAAGCTGTCCTCGCACACCCTCAACGGCTGGCCGGTGTTCTTCGCCGTGCTGGCGCTGGGCGTGCTGATCGTCGCCGCGGTGGTCTTCGTCGAGCAGGGCCAGCGCCGCATCCCCGTGCAGTACACCAAACGCATGATCGGCCGGCGCGCGTACGGCGGCGGCTCGACGTACATCCCGCTCAAGCTGAACCAGCCGGGCGTCGTCCCGGTCATCTTCGCCTCATCGCTCCTGCAGATGCCGGTCATGCTGGTCGGCCTGACCGGCGGCACGACGGCGACCAAGGGCTGGCAGGGCTGGATCAACCGGAACCTCACCACCACCGTGCACGGATACCCGCTGACCTACACGCTTTCCTACCTCCTGCTGATCCTCGGCTTCGCCTTCTTCTACATGTCGATCACCTTCGACACCGTCGAGATCGCCGACAACATGAAGAAGTACGGCGGCTTCATCCCCGGCATCCGCTCTGGCAGGCCGACCATCGAGTATCTGAATTACGTAGCGACGCGCATCACCTGGCCCGGCGCCCTCTACCTGGCGGTGATCGCGGCCATCCCGATGATCGCCCTCGACGGGCTGCGCGCCACCGCCTCGTTCCCCTTCGGCGGCACCACGATCCTGATCATGGTCGGGGTCGGCCTGGAGACCGTGAAGCAGATCGAATCGCAGCTCCAGCAACACAATTACGAGGGCTTCCTGCGCTAG
- a CDS encoding SigE family RNA polymerase sigma factor, giving the protein MKDDRQAFQDFTAAHGARLFRTAYFLAGGDWHLAEDLTQEALVKVFVAWRRVSRVENPAAYAQTVLTRTFISQRRRKRSTEQPIAEPPERGIEDVDSAVRLTLLAELANLSVRDRAVVVLRYWEDLSVEEVASVLNISSASVRTQSSRALGRLRVALGEVFPERLLG; this is encoded by the coding sequence ATGAAGGATGACCGGCAGGCGTTTCAGGATTTCACTGCCGCACACGGGGCCCGACTCTTCCGTACCGCGTACTTCCTGGCCGGCGGCGACTGGCACCTTGCCGAGGACCTCACCCAAGAGGCCCTCGTCAAGGTGTTCGTGGCGTGGCGCAGGGTCAGCCGGGTCGAGAACCCCGCTGCCTACGCGCAGACCGTCCTCACGCGCACCTTCATCAGCCAGCGCCGCCGGAAGCGCTCGACGGAGCAGCCGATCGCCGAGCCGCCGGAGCGGGGCATCGAGGACGTCGATTCCGCGGTGCGGCTGACGCTGCTCGCGGAGCTGGCGAATCTGTCCGTCAGGGACCGGGCCGTGGTCGTGCTCCGGTATTGGGAGGACCTCAGTGTCGAGGAGGTCGCGTCGGTCCTGAACATCAGCTCCGCCTCCGTGCGTACTCAGTCCTCGCGAGCCCTCGGCCGATTGCGCGTCGCGCTCGGCGAGGTGTTCCCCGAACGACTCCTCGGCTGA
- a CDS encoding SigE family RNA polymerase sigma factor yields MRAEQEEDFRRFVIDSRHRLVRTAYVLTGDYARAEDLVQTALVRTYRAWHRIERRDVPELYARQIVIHLHASWWRRVAHRSERPVAFLPDVATADGTEAVDRRDQVWRAVLTLPPRMRAIIVLRFLEDLKETETAEVLGCSVGTVKSQTSRALAKLRTHLGTEAAAERAAATTRRAG; encoded by the coding sequence GTGCGGGCGGAACAGGAAGAGGACTTCCGACGGTTCGTGATCGACAGCCGGCATCGGCTGGTGCGCACGGCCTACGTTCTGACCGGCGACTACGCCCGAGCAGAGGATCTGGTGCAGACGGCGCTGGTGCGGACGTACCGCGCCTGGCACCGGATCGAGCGGCGGGACGTGCCGGAGCTGTACGCGCGGCAGATCGTGATCCATCTGCACGCCTCCTGGTGGCGGCGTGTCGCGCACCGCTCCGAACGCCCCGTGGCGTTCCTGCCCGATGTCGCGACGGCCGACGGCACTGAAGCCGTCGACCGGCGCGACCAGGTGTGGCGCGCTGTGCTGACCCTACCGCCGCGCATGCGGGCGATCATCGTTCTGCGCTTCCTGGAAGACCTCAAGGAGACCGAGACCGCCGAGGTTCTCGGATGCTCCGTCGGAACCGTCAAGTCCCAGACCTCCAGAGCCCTGGCCAAGCTCCGGACCCATCTCGGGACGGAGGCCGCGGCCGAACGGGCCGCGGCGACCACACGGAGAGCCGGGTAG
- a CDS encoding cupin domain-containing protein, whose protein sequence is MADFDAVLTTDIPSTFAISPEISAKVLRTDAGGSPVALEVTFAPGAVWPGEDIHSDSAEAVYVQSGVLRTGVPGTGVNKVDDRCPAGSLVCAEQGTSHQPYSDTGCTLLLFYPDKWKGSAPAV, encoded by the coding sequence ATGGCCGATTTCGACGCCGTGCTGACCACCGACATCCCCAGCACGTTCGCGATCTCCCCGGAGATCAGCGCGAAGGTTCTGCGCACCGATGCCGGCGGATCACCCGTGGCGCTGGAAGTCACCTTCGCTCCGGGTGCCGTATGGCCGGGCGAAGACATACACAGCGATAGCGCGGAAGCGGTCTACGTCCAGTCCGGCGTGCTGCGCACAGGCGTCCCGGGAACGGGGGTCAACAAGGTCGACGACCGCTGCCCGGCCGGTTCCCTGGTCTGCGCGGAGCAGGGCACGTCCCACCAACCGTACAGCGACACCGGCTGCACGCTGCTCCTGTTCTACCCGGACAAATGGAAGGGCTCTGCGCCGGCTGTCTAA
- a CDS encoding helix-turn-helix domain-containing protein, whose product MTTVSARYETGLLHVERLLADPAARPSGAALVGALAVDLDGAVVVLGADGAVLARAGSAAGAHVARRFVTLDGSATGTASGAANGTATGSAERGLGEGQQDWSDWSVRVWPLAAGGGRSLVAARRRPWTSPIEATAGRAATIIATALLADENDIERERLAGGRRAVWRSVLQLLMTGQVAEAQRVAGALEPAILDTDRVRMHVLAGRPRDRNSLLGACETRLAGLAVCVSCPARSGHVIIIEPVHGAQPVRGIEPGSEGLAPVPAALAELTTGSATRRLGSSRCHPIAATAAGYVQAVGALAVAAVRPDRMADAEESTGLTDLLPAEAGGWASAVLAPLIAGDEDGTLRHTLAVALAFTRAEAAAILGVHRNTVHARLATAAHLLRVDLGRLPERAAIDLALRAQSGVGEASLPEVLSAPQLKIWAADLLDRLDGSVAPRGPARMRDLLRAFICADGGITVAAYAVGLSPNSASRWLVAAEAVGGLRLRHGYGGAHEVAVALAVDEGLPLLPGR is encoded by the coding sequence ATGACGACCGTGAGTGCCCGGTACGAGACCGGGTTGCTGCATGTCGAGCGGCTGCTGGCCGATCCGGCGGCCCGCCCCAGCGGTGCGGCCCTGGTCGGGGCGCTCGCCGTCGATCTGGACGGGGCGGTCGTCGTCCTCGGCGCGGACGGCGCGGTGCTCGCGCGGGCCGGCAGTGCGGCCGGGGCTCACGTCGCGCGCCGGTTCGTCACGCTGGACGGCAGCGCGACCGGCACTGCGAGCGGCGCCGCGAACGGCACTGCGACCGGCAGCGCGGAACGCGGTCTGGGAGAAGGACAGCAGGACTGGTCCGACTGGTCCGTCCGCGTGTGGCCGCTCGCCGCCGGCGGGGGCAGATCCCTGGTGGCCGCGCGCCGCCGGCCGTGGACGTCGCCGATCGAGGCCACGGCGGGCCGGGCCGCGACGATCATCGCCACCGCCCTGCTGGCCGACGAGAACGACATCGAGCGGGAGCGGCTGGCCGGCGGGCGCCGGGCGGTCTGGCGCTCCGTGCTCCAACTGCTGATGACCGGTCAGGTCGCCGAGGCGCAGCGGGTGGCCGGCGCGCTGGAGCCGGCGATCCTCGACACGGACCGGGTGCGGATGCACGTGCTGGCCGGGCGGCCGCGCGACCGGAATTCGTTGCTCGGGGCTTGCGAAACGCGCCTGGCCGGGCTCGCCGTGTGCGTCTCCTGCCCGGCCCGGTCGGGTCACGTGATCATCATCGAACCGGTGCATGGCGCCCAGCCGGTGCGGGGGATCGAGCCGGGCAGCGAAGGGCTCGCGCCCGTGCCCGCCGCGCTCGCCGAACTGACGACGGGTTCTGCGACCCGCAGGTTGGGGAGCAGCCGGTGCCACCCGATCGCGGCCACCGCGGCCGGATACGTGCAGGCGGTCGGCGCGCTCGCCGTGGCCGCCGTCCGTCCGGACCGGATGGCGGACGCCGAGGAGAGCACAGGCCTGACCGACCTGCTCCCGGCCGAGGCCGGCGGGTGGGCTTCGGCAGTCCTGGCACCCCTGATCGCCGGGGACGAGGACGGCACCTTGCGCCACACCCTCGCCGTCGCGCTGGCTTTCACCCGAGCCGAGGCGGCGGCGATCCTCGGTGTGCACCGGAACACGGTGCACGCCCGGCTGGCCACCGCAGCCCACCTGCTGCGAGTGGACCTGGGCCGACTCCCGGAGCGGGCCGCGATCGACCTCGCGCTGCGCGCTCAGTCCGGTGTCGGCGAGGCGAGCCTGCCCGAGGTCCTCAGCGCTCCGCAGCTCAAGATCTGGGCCGCCGATCTCCTGGACCGACTGGACGGCTCGGTCGCTCCGCGCGGACCGGCGCGCATGCGAGACCTGCTGCGGGCATTCATCTGTGCCGACGGGGGTATCACAGTGGCCGCGTACGCGGTGGGACTGAGCCCGAACTCGGCAAGCCGCTGGCTGGTGGCGGCGGAAGCCGTCGGCGGACTGCGATTGCGCCACGGCTACGGCGGCGCCCACGAAGTGGCAGTCGCGCTGGCTGTGGACGAAGGGCTTCCTCTGCTGCCGGGTCGCTGA
- a CDS encoding sensor histidine kinase: MAVGLALAVGGGCGAAVMWAMRGVGSAHPEIEIAVVAAFGLIALVLAFLMMNPAHDGHRTPRHREREMEALRARLEAAWTAHLGQLLVAAAERLARDRPEIEVQAVESGLATGGIAGIEAAITALVAPAAYPSSPEASQIQADASMTIARRVLALIVRVLRQLDALERETEDPAALKSLFVIDEQVTRIRRAVETLAVFGGVAPRTATRPVAVNTVLRQAVAEIEDYRRVQILPPALGRVHGVAAADIIHLIAELVENAAKFSRPGTEVTVRVQEVSAGIAIDIDDRGLGMDRQECERVCALLAGLDPEQAAQRLRDGQLGYLASARFAARHGIAVRVSSNVVGGLHALVLLPHAVLEAGPVVAEPVVEVPREYRTPVAVIPEARSAVLTPAAHRAVAQNGSAQPARTIIPGGRPPLPRREGSYLLPQPATPETASPESARGDSGEAAFTPGLLAGYRNGYQSGVDTWTGEDGTNEYEPPREDR, encoded by the coding sequence ATGGCTGTTGGTCTCGCCCTGGCCGTCGGCGGTGGATGCGGGGCCGCGGTGATGTGGGCGATGCGCGGTGTGGGGTCCGCGCATCCCGAGATCGAGATCGCCGTGGTCGCCGCTTTCGGTCTGATCGCGTTGGTCCTGGCCTTCCTGATGATGAATCCCGCGCACGACGGGCATCGCACGCCGCGTCACCGCGAGCGCGAGATGGAAGCCCTGCGCGCTCGCCTCGAGGCGGCGTGGACGGCGCACCTGGGCCAGCTTCTGGTCGCCGCCGCGGAACGCCTCGCCCGCGACCGGCCGGAGATCGAGGTCCAAGCCGTGGAGAGCGGGTTGGCCACCGGAGGCATCGCCGGGATCGAGGCCGCGATCACGGCACTGGTCGCGCCTGCCGCCTACCCGTCCTCGCCGGAGGCCTCGCAGATCCAAGCGGACGCGTCGATGACGATCGCCCGCCGCGTCCTGGCTCTGATCGTCCGGGTGCTGCGGCAACTCGACGCGCTCGAGCGCGAAACCGAGGATCCGGCGGCCTTGAAGTCCTTGTTCGTCATCGACGAGCAGGTGACGCGCATCCGCCGGGCCGTCGAGACGCTGGCGGTGTTCGGCGGCGTCGCCCCGCGCACGGCCACCCGGCCGGTCGCCGTGAACACGGTGCTGCGCCAGGCCGTCGCCGAGATCGAGGACTACCGGCGGGTGCAGATCCTGCCGCCGGCGCTGGGCCGGGTCCACGGCGTCGCCGCGGCCGACATCATCCACCTGATCGCCGAGCTGGTCGAGAACGCCGCGAAGTTCTCGCGGCCCGGAACCGAGGTGACGGTTCGCGTCCAGGAGGTCTCCGCCGGCATCGCGATCGACATCGACGACCGCGGACTGGGCATGGACCGCCAAGAGTGCGAGCGCGTGTGCGCGCTGCTGGCCGGGCTCGACCCGGAGCAGGCCGCGCAGCGGCTGCGCGACGGGCAACTCGGCTACCTGGCGTCCGCGCGCTTCGCCGCCCGCCACGGCATCGCGGTGCGGGTGTCCTCGAATGTCGTCGGCGGTCTGCACGCCCTGGTTCTGCTGCCGCACGCGGTCCTGGAAGCCGGTCCGGTCGTCGCCGAACCCGTCGTCGAGGTTCCCCGGGAGTACCGGACCCCGGTGGCCGTCATCCCTGAGGCGCGCTCGGCGGTTCTGACTCCCGCCGCGCACCGGGCGGTCGCGCAGAACGGCAGCGCGCAGCCGGCCCGGACCATCATTCCCGGCGGGCGCCCGCCGCTGCCCCGGCGCGAGGGCAGCTACCTGCTGCCGCAGCCCGCCACCCCCGAGACTGCCTCGCCCGAGTCCGCACGGGGGGACTCGGGCGAGGCTGCGTTCACCCCCGGTCTGCTGGCCGGCTACCGGAACGGCTACCAGTCCGGCGTCGACACCTGGACCGGCGAGGACGGCACGAACGAGTACGAGCCGCCCCGAGAGGACAGGTGA
- a CDS encoding roadblock/LC7 domain-containing protein, which yields MSATNPPQDLDWLLGRIVERLPDARAAVLASADGVRTHRYGVDEDDGDRLAAIAVGLYSLGRGIGRFGGHSTDVVRQVIVEHADALLFVAGAAPGTVVAVLTTPDADSGLVGHEMAQAVAAVAKHLTTARRGSSGGLDGSGP from the coding sequence GTGAGCGCGACGAACCCGCCGCAAGATCTCGACTGGCTGCTCGGGCGGATCGTGGAACGGCTGCCCGACGCCCGCGCGGCCGTGCTCGCCTCCGCCGACGGCGTGCGGACCCACCGGTACGGCGTCGACGAGGACGACGGCGACCGGCTCGCCGCCATCGCTGTCGGGCTGTACTCCCTCGGCCGCGGCATCGGACGGTTCGGCGGCCACAGCACCGACGTGGTGCGGCAGGTGATCGTCGAGCACGCCGACGCGCTGCTGTTCGTCGCCGGCGCCGCGCCCGGAACCGTCGTCGCCGTGCTCACCACCCCCGACGCCGACTCCGGACTGGTCGGCCACGAGATGGCGCAGGCCGTCGCCGCTGTGGCCAAGCATCTGACGACCGCGCGCCGCGGCAGCTCCGGCGGGCTCGACGGGTCCGGTCCGTGA
- a CDS encoding DUF742 domain-containing protein has protein sequence MQDAGTPWDEDDDIDRLRLYSLTGGRTVPTRSLDLASLVHVASGDPPQMDGEHAQIHALCRVEARSIAELAGLLRQPATVVKILVCDLLDAGALSHATPDFESDPTDLKLLERVLAGLREISF, from the coding sequence GTGCAGGACGCGGGAACGCCGTGGGACGAGGACGACGACATCGACCGGTTGCGTCTGTACTCCCTCACCGGCGGACGCACGGTGCCCACACGCTCTCTGGACCTCGCGTCGCTGGTGCACGTCGCCTCCGGGGACCCGCCGCAGATGGACGGCGAGCACGCGCAGATCCATGCCCTGTGCCGCGTCGAGGCCCGCTCCATCGCCGAACTGGCCGGTCTGCTGCGCCAGCCCGCCACCGTCGTCAAAATCCTGGTCTGCGACCTGCTCGATGCCGGAGCCCTGAGCCATGCCACGCCCGACTTCGAGTCCGACCCGACCGACCTGAAACTCCTGGAGCGCGTCCTTGCCGGCCTCCGTGAAATCTCCTTCTGA
- a CDS encoding GTP-binding protein: protein MKILIVGGYGVGKTTLVGAISEIEPLTTEADVTEASTERDPIVGIESKTTTTVALDFGRITLRRRWLQLLLFGAPGQPRFWFMWDDLATGALGAVVLADTRRLADCFAVVEYCEQRRLPFVIAVNEFDHADRYLADEVRDALGIPTQVPVLRCDARDPASVHAVLVALAEHALAVRRAQRSPSRKD, encoded by the coding sequence ATGAAGATCCTGATCGTGGGCGGATACGGCGTGGGCAAGACCACCCTGGTCGGCGCCATCAGCGAGATCGAACCGCTGACCACCGAGGCGGACGTCACCGAGGCCTCCACCGAGCGGGATCCGATCGTCGGGATCGAGTCCAAGACCACCACCACGGTCGCCCTTGACTTCGGCCGGATCACCCTGCGCCGGCGCTGGCTTCAGTTGCTGCTGTTCGGCGCGCCGGGCCAGCCGCGGTTCTGGTTCATGTGGGACGACCTCGCCACCGGCGCGCTCGGCGCCGTGGTCCTGGCCGACACCCGCCGGCTCGCCGACTGCTTCGCCGTGGTCGAGTACTGCGAGCAGCGCCGGTTGCCGTTCGTCATCGCGGTCAACGAGTTCGACCACGCCGACCGGTATCTGGCCGACGAAGTGCGCGACGCGCTCGGAATCCCGACGCAGGTGCCGGTCCTGCGGTGCGACGCCCGCGATCCCGCCTCGGTGCACGCCGTGCTGGTCGCCTTGGCCGAGCACGCCTTGGCCGTCCGCCGCGCCCAACGCTCACCTTCACGAAAGGACTGA
- a CDS encoding GAF domain-containing protein has product MATIDGSGRLLLTPEEPEQAGQARESLQAERGLAPSPDPGLDAFAADLARAAAELTGAETLPFAMVNLIGVGQEQYFTGLHVPEGPDGEKPDIGRTMERDLGYCVHALDRGKALVLEDVSDTARYATNGVVGGIGVRTYLGAPLIDEETGIAYGTICVVDTEPRLWGKEGLELIRRSRDQLARYLEARKDTSRVI; this is encoded by the coding sequence ATGGCCACGATCGACGGATCCGGACGCCTCCTGCTCACCCCCGAGGAACCGGAGCAGGCAGGCCAGGCGCGCGAATCCCTGCAGGCCGAACGCGGACTCGCACCGAGCCCGGACCCTGGTCTGGACGCCTTCGCCGCCGATCTCGCACGGGCCGCGGCCGAACTGACCGGTGCCGAGACGCTGCCCTTTGCGATGGTCAACCTGATCGGCGTCGGCCAGGAACAGTACTTCACCGGTCTGCACGTACCGGAAGGTCCCGACGGGGAGAAGCCCGATATAGGGCGGACCATGGAGCGCGACCTCGGATATTGCGTCCACGCGCTGGACCGGGGCAAGGCGCTGGTTCTGGAGGACGTCTCCGACACCGCGCGTTACGCCACCAACGGTGTCGTGGGTGGCATCGGGGTCCGCACGTACCTCGGCGCCCCCCTGATCGACGAGGAAACCGGCATCGCGTACGGCACGATCTGCGTCGTGGACACCGAACCGCGCCTGTGGGGCAAGGAGGGCCTCGAGCTCATCCGCCGCTCCCGCGACCAGCTGGCACGCTATCTCGAAGCCCGCAAGGACACCTCGCGCGTGATCTGA
- a CDS encoding alpha/beta hydrolase, with protein MNIHGGTSRRSRTRTRLSAVLAAAVLATGLGAGIAAASPSAADQSQPPVPTLNWTDCSGGFQCSDAAVPLDYRDPHGRTITLHMIRHLAADPSQRVGTLWMEPGGPGSSGLDFARDSWGDLPTELQNKFDVVSFDPRGIQTSSPVVCYTDSQYSAAVSAAKGVPGPGAFDNAVKVGADYDQNCLKNLGDTAGLFGTAYVARDIDLLRQALGEQQLTFYGRSFGTYVGTVYASMFPSRVRAMALDGAYDPNSYANNPYAYDFPQYLALDAGMNDFLTWCDQNQSQCGFGDGNSKAEFTALKADLDANPVTLPSGKVANGFTLAYRLLFNMDSGKVIWPAFGQALRQAQLHDPSSFLLSPPSPASFAQLNPNTVVSCNDRNFPTSISQLKLHVTVSSQAAPLLGTPWAYAPPMYDQNSAPACVQWQVPRVSRYSGSYRAAGSAPILVLGTTHDPDTPYQDAVTLSHTFDNAELLTFDAEGHTAFGRSACATDATATYLADLTLPKPGTVCSDEAPPAPALSASAKAATQHSKLLEEGQDLIASATS; from the coding sequence TTGAACATCCATGGGGGTACATCCCGCCGCTCCCGTACCAGGACCCGGCTCAGCGCCGTCCTGGCAGCGGCGGTCCTCGCCACCGGCCTGGGCGCCGGTATCGCGGCGGCCAGTCCGTCAGCGGCGGACCAGAGCCAGCCGCCGGTTCCCACGTTGAACTGGACGGACTGCAGCGGCGGCTTCCAGTGCTCTGACGCAGCGGTGCCGCTGGACTACCGCGACCCGCACGGCCGCACCATCACCCTGCACATGATCCGGCACCTCGCGGCCGACCCGAGCCAGCGCGTGGGCACCCTGTGGATGGAGCCCGGCGGGCCCGGCAGCAGCGGTCTGGACTTCGCCCGGGACAGCTGGGGCGACCTGCCGACCGAGCTGCAGAACAAGTTCGACGTCGTCAGCTTCGACCCGCGCGGCATCCAGACCAGCTCGCCGGTCGTGTGCTACACCGACTCCCAGTACAGCGCGGCCGTCAGCGCCGCCAAGGGCGTTCCCGGTCCTGGCGCGTTCGACAACGCCGTCAAGGTCGGCGCGGACTACGACCAGAACTGCCTGAAGAACCTCGGCGACACCGCCGGCCTGTTCGGCACGGCGTACGTCGCCCGGGACATCGATCTGCTGCGCCAGGCTCTGGGCGAGCAGCAGCTGACGTTCTACGGCCGCTCGTTCGGCACGTACGTCGGCACGGTCTACGCCTCGATGTTCCCCAGCCGGGTCCGCGCCATGGCTCTGGACGGCGCCTACGACCCGAACAGCTACGCGAACAACCCTTACGCGTACGACTTCCCGCAGTACCTCGCGCTGGACGCGGGGATGAACGACTTCCTCACCTGGTGCGACCAGAACCAGTCGCAGTGCGGCTTCGGCGACGGGAACTCCAAGGCGGAGTTCACCGCCCTGAAGGCCGACCTGGACGCCAACCCGGTCACGCTGCCCAGCGGCAAGGTGGCCAACGGCTTCACCCTGGCCTACCGCCTGCTGTTCAACATGGACTCCGGCAAGGTGATCTGGCCCGCGTTCGGCCAGGCGCTGCGCCAGGCCCAGCTGCACGACCCGAGCTCGTTCCTGCTCAGCCCGCCGTCCCCGGCCAGCTTCGCGCAGCTGAACCCGAACACCGTGGTCTCCTGCAACGACCGGAACTTCCCGACCAGCATCTCGCAGCTGAAGCTGCACGTCACGGTCAGCTCCCAGGCCGCCCCGCTGCTCGGTACCCCGTGGGCCTACGCGCCGCCGATGTACGACCAGAACAGCGCCCCGGCGTGCGTCCAGTGGCAGGTCCCCCGCGTCAGCCGCTACAGCGGTTCCTACCGCGCGGCCGGCTCGGCGCCGATCCTCGTCCTGGGCACCACGCACGACCCGGACACCCCGTACCAGGACGCTGTCACGCTCTCGCACACCTTCGACAACGCCGAACTGCTGACGTTCGACGCTGAGGGCCACACCGCCTTCGGCCGGAGCGCCTGCGCGACCGACGCGACCGCCACCTACCTCGCCGACCTGACGCTGCCGAAGCCGGGCACCGTGTGCTCGGACGAGGCTCCGCCGGCGCCGGCGCTGTCGGCGAGCGCCAAGGCCGCCACGCAGCACAGCAAGCTGCTGGAAGAGGGTCAGGATCTGATCGCCTCCGCCACCAGCTGA
- a CDS encoding AMIN-like domain-containing (lipo)protein — protein sequence MLSKYGATGRGSRQAATVLGTICLGLATALPASAATNTAQSTAHLLGLSVQSHATYDRVILTVSSIPGYTVTPTDELMGGGSGKDVTLPNSNTYLDVELQPSDIVGFSGPSEITTGDPEVAAVAELSSYEGYTQVGIGLSHASSYTVTVLSSTQLAIDVAH from the coding sequence ATGCTGTCGAAATACGGGGCAACGGGGCGCGGCAGCCGGCAGGCCGCGACGGTTCTGGGCACCATCTGCCTGGGTCTGGCCACCGCACTGCCGGCCAGCGCGGCCACGAACACCGCTCAGTCCACCGCGCACCTGCTCGGACTGAGCGTGCAGTCACACGCGACCTACGACCGGGTCATCCTCACCGTGAGCAGCATCCCGGGCTACACCGTGACGCCCACGGACGAGCTGATGGGCGGCGGCTCGGGCAAGGACGTCACGCTGCCGAACTCGAACACCTACCTCGACGTCGAGCTTCAGCCCTCGGACATCGTCGGCTTCAGCGGCCCGAGCGAGATCACCACCGGCGACCCGGAAGTCGCCGCGGTGGCGGAGCTGAGCTCCTACGAGGGCTACACCCAGGTCGGCATCGGCCTGAGCCACGCCTCCAGCTACACCGTCACGGTGCTCAGCTCGACCCAGCTGGCGATCGACGTCGCCCACTGA
- a CDS encoding helix-turn-helix transcriptional regulator, whose translation MLKVMMCQCAEESAATSLDARDYRNLLSVLADASGFSDYRFFEQLGESLSRHLGWTDAVVLDLADVSPLISENGVTKLSDLFGRIDAGAAGSALIRRNAPDEASIDEREIALMELLAQYLSPRLREYFVRSKEVRDGSSLTDREAQVVRLVAQGMSNRLIAAELHIRVDTVKKHVMSAMQKTGAGNRTQLALIHLRS comes from the coding sequence ATGTTGAAAGTGATGATGTGTCAATGCGCCGAGGAGTCGGCCGCGACCTCTTTGGATGCCCGCGACTATCGGAATCTGCTGTCGGTATTGGCGGATGCGTCCGGGTTCTCCGATTATCGATTCTTCGAACAGCTGGGGGAGTCGCTCTCCCGTCACCTCGGGTGGACCGATGCCGTGGTGCTGGACCTCGCCGATGTCAGCCCTCTGATCAGCGAGAACGGCGTCACGAAGCTGAGCGACCTGTTTGGGCGCATTGACGCCGGAGCGGCGGGTTCGGCCCTCATCCGCCGCAACGCCCCGGACGAAGCGAGCATCGACGAGCGTGAGATAGCGCTGATGGAACTTCTGGCCCAGTATCTGTCCCCGCGCCTGCGCGAGTATTTCGTGCGCTCGAAGGAAGTCCGCGACGGCAGCTCACTGACCGATCGCGAAGCACAGGTGGTACGGCTCGTCGCGCAAGGGATGAGCAACCGCCTCATCGCCGCTGAGCTTCATATCCGCGTCGACACCGTCAAGAAGCACGTGATGTCCGCGATGCAGAAGACGGGCGCCGGCAATCGGACTCAGCTGGCGCTTATCCATCTGCGGAGTTGA